From Methanocella paludicola SANAE, a single genomic window includes:
- a CDS encoding DNA integrity scanning protein DisA nucleotide-binding domain protein yields the protein MSSQTPIELRGQEEMVMNAVLSIAKSISRSGEGSLIIIAERRDVDGLYETHYPQITSNSVLTEQGMNVVVEKLATIDGSVIITPTGELVAFGARVLKSTTLPGYGTRHAAAAGITSSLPQATAILISEESSLIKIFQKGNIVIEMDSAEVNPNAMEKVIAFLTRNDMALIVATGLSLAVQVPYYYIFLVGGSYLIVKAIFEVASSVLMGSTEKDKA from the coding sequence GTGAGTTCGCAGACGCCGATTGAATTGCGGGGCCAGGAAGAGATGGTCATGAACGCCGTCCTCAGCATAGCGAAGAGCATATCGAGGAGCGGCGAGGGCAGCCTGATCATCATCGCCGAGCGCCGTGACGTCGACGGCCTGTACGAGACTCACTATCCCCAGATCACCTCGAATTCGGTGCTCACGGAGCAGGGTATGAACGTTGTCGTGGAAAAGCTGGCCACGATCGACGGCTCCGTCATCATTACCCCGACGGGCGAGCTTGTCGCGTTCGGCGCACGCGTGCTGAAGTCGACCACGCTCCCGGGCTACGGTACCCGCCACGCGGCGGCAGCGGGGATCACCAGCAGCCTCCCTCAAGCTACAGCCATTCTCATATCCGAGGAGTCCAGCCTCATCAAGATATTCCAGAAGGGCAACATCGTCATCGAGATGGACTCGGCGGAGGTCAACCCGAACGCCATGGAGAAGGTCATCGCCTTCCTCACCAGGAATGACATGGCGCTCATCGTCGCGACGGGCCTGTCGCTGGCCGTTCAGGTGCCCTATTATTACATTTTTCTCGTTGGCGGCTCCTACCTCATAGTAAAAGCCATCTTCGAGGTCGCATCCTCCGTCCTCATGGGCTCGACAGAAAAAGATAAGGCCTGA
- a CDS encoding glycosyltransferase: MKNKLVFAGVVLVLFMMGAAAGSVVYYALFLASWLNRTVIYEWMPSLLLLILIVLAGVTGYFTWRFIRQCRYQEMPEIQSDQILPLTIIVPALNEARDIEQCVESLMAAEYPTEKLEVIIAHEVPPKCTDTTPEIAKKLAERYRNVKAVPNRDGHRGSKAGAINNCLSQAKGEIIGIYDADHIVAKDALLRASAQFATSPGLACLGGKVIVRNVNYNWFTALVGNESAVINNFSRYVSQLFTGQHMVYGSNLFIRKDVLEKIGGFDESSLTEDCDLGMKLMQSNYGMSMDYSIKSYEQPAITFMDWWNQRVRWTWGGISVLKKYAKGGSSWSKVRTFLMYSLGTTGILFSIVLLGFVAFMLFMGVLTPVILLIIVVPLSVLFAAESIVDFCEGHGSVIDMVISIFIRPFIIYVYSLVGVYALVMDALSRERVWYTSQRI, encoded by the coding sequence ATGAAAAACAAGCTGGTATTCGCAGGCGTAGTACTGGTGCTCTTCATGATGGGAGCTGCTGCGGGGAGCGTGGTCTATTATGCCCTTTTCCTGGCATCCTGGCTTAACCGGACGGTCATTTACGAATGGATGCCGTCCCTGCTCTTATTAATATTGATCGTACTGGCGGGAGTTACCGGCTATTTCACCTGGCGGTTCATCCGGCAGTGCCGCTACCAGGAGATGCCCGAGATCCAAAGCGATCAGATACTCCCGCTCACGATCATCGTGCCGGCGCTCAACGAGGCACGGGACATCGAGCAGTGCGTGGAAAGCCTGATGGCGGCCGAGTACCCGACGGAAAAGCTGGAGGTCATCATCGCCCACGAGGTGCCGCCGAAATGTACCGACACCACGCCCGAGATCGCAAAAAAGCTTGCGGAGCGGTATAGGAACGTTAAAGCCGTCCCGAACCGGGACGGCCACCGTGGCTCGAAGGCGGGAGCTATCAATAATTGCCTGAGCCAGGCGAAGGGCGAGATCATAGGCATCTACGATGCCGACCATATCGTTGCGAAGGACGCCCTGCTGCGGGCTTCCGCACAGTTCGCGACCAGCCCCGGCCTGGCCTGCCTGGGCGGCAAGGTCATCGTCCGGAACGTGAACTATAACTGGTTCACGGCCCTCGTGGGGAACGAGTCCGCCGTCATCAATAATTTTTCCAGGTACGTCTCCCAGCTTTTCACAGGCCAGCACATGGTCTACGGCTCGAACCTTTTCATAAGGAAGGACGTGCTCGAGAAGATCGGCGGCTTCGACGAGTCCAGCCTCACGGAGGACTGCGACCTGGGCATGAAGCTCATGCAGAGTAACTACGGCATGAGTATGGACTACTCGATCAAAAGCTATGAGCAGCCGGCCATCACGTTCATGGACTGGTGGAACCAGCGCGTGCGCTGGACGTGGGGGGGCATCAGCGTGCTGAAGAAGTACGCGAAGGGCGGCAGCAGCTGGAGCAAGGTCCGCACGTTCCTCATGTACTCGCTGGGCACGACCGGCATCCTGTTCAGCATCGTTCTCCTGGGGTTCGTGGCCTTCATGCTCTTTATGGGCGTGCTCACGCCGGTCATCCTGCTGATCATCGTCGTCCCGCTGTCGGTCCTTTTTGCCGCCGAATCGATCGTGGACTTTTGCGAGGGCCACGGCAGCGTCATCGACATGGTCATATCCATATTCATCCGCCCGTTCATCATCTACGTCTACTCGCTCGTGGGCGTGTACGCGCTCGTCATGGACGCGCTGAGCCGTGAGCGTGTATGGTACACTAGCCAGCGTATATAA
- a CDS encoding peroxiredoxin family protein: protein MYRSMLGNVRQGSKAPMFSALDVRGDMFDTRAYLGRSNLVLFFYRGYWCATCREELLGLKGEYQRISTQDSEVVAISKDSIDEAKNMAVNLQLPYKVISDPDHHIIDMYDVYDSENETAFITLFLIDKAGVVRYKRSIAGLEDVMPATEIVNKLKNLGSAF, encoded by the coding sequence ATGTACAGGTCGATGCTGGGTAACGTGCGTCAGGGCAGTAAGGCCCCGATGTTCAGCGCCCTGGACGTGCGGGGCGACATGTTCGATACGCGGGCGTATCTGGGTAGGAGCAACCTCGTTCTGTTCTTCTACCGGGGCTACTGGTGTGCCACTTGCAGAGAGGAGCTTTTGGGCCTGAAGGGCGAGTATCAGCGCATCTCCACGCAGGACTCGGAGGTAGTTGCCATTTCAAAGGACAGCATAGACGAGGCCAAGAACATGGCAGTGAATCTCCAGTTGCCATACAAGGTGATAAGCGACCCCGATCACCATATCATCGACATGTACGATGTCTATGACAGTGAGAACGAGACGGCTTTCATCACGCTGTTCCTCATCGATAAGGCCGGAGTCGTGCGTTATAAGCGCTCCATCGCAGGGCTCGAGGACGTCATGCCCGCCACCGAGATCGTTAATAAATTAAAAAATCTGGGTTCTGCGTTCTAG